One stretch of Zingiber officinale cultivar Zhangliang chromosome 6B, Zo_v1.1, whole genome shotgun sequence DNA includes these proteins:
- the LOC121991277 gene encoding B3 domain-containing protein At1g05920-like, giving the protein MDKSTELVGYILHKSTQKLLDVTMAAKRKSSDDDGEATPAIPKWVDTLARRQFTGNDDEAIGVWFVASKRVENSDLVTQQNRLYLPTEFVKANLVGLLSLEERAMANLVGDMPKAAGREHGGLRVRVYARCGFVSYLWLTRWDGSGGTVIKGSELKLFRSWSALKKGDKIDFWAFRSGGELCFAIGRP; this is encoded by the coding sequence ATGGACAAATCCACAGAACTCGTTGGCTATATTCTTCATAAGTCAACCCAAAAGCTGCTCGACGTCACCATGGCGGCGAAACGGAAGTCTTCCGACGACGACGGCGAGGCCACCCCCGCTATACCGAAGTGGGTGGACACCTTGGCGAGGCGGCAGTTCACCGGGAACGACGACGAAGCCATTGGCGTGTGGTTCGTTGCCTCGAAGAGGGTGGAGAACTCCGACCTCGTCACGCAACAGAACCGCCTCTACCTTCCCACCGAATTCGTCAAGGCCAATCTCGTCGGCCTCCTCTCCCTGGAGGAGCGCGCCATGGCCAACCTCGTCGGCGACATGCCGAAGGCTGCGGGTCGGGAGCACGGAGGGCTGCGAGTGCGGGTGTACGCACGGTGCGGATTCGTGTCCTACCTGTGGCTGACTCGATGGGACGGAAGTGGTGGCACCGTGATCAAGGGCAGCGAGCTCAAGTTGTTCCGCTCATGGAGTGCGCTGAAGAAGGGTGACAAGATTGACTTTTGGGCCTTCCGCAGCGGCGGCGAACTTTGCTTCGCCATCGGGAGGCCGTGA